In Aegilops tauschii subsp. strangulata cultivar AL8/78 chromosome 3, Aet v6.0, whole genome shotgun sequence, one genomic interval encodes:
- the LOC109786047 gene encoding putative disease resistance protein RGA3, whose protein sequence is MGTILDALTSKFLTKLGQLIEDEVVMTLSVKKDIKRLKKNLEYFSAVREDTEALAMKDRRIEAWWKSMTDVMFDVDVIIDLVMVHSQKLLLPPRMVCCNQSMVSCFGKLSFDHKVARRIKDINEKLDEIKTNTEMVSLDRTIRQQFQVTTVDRNQTSPIDELEVVGREIKQSVGNIVQMIVSGCHENSRSVLGIQGMGGIGKTTLAQKIYNEQMIREKFQVHIWLCISQSYTETGLIKQAIRMAGEKCDQLETKTELLPLLVDTIKGKSVFLVLDDVWKSDVWIDLLLSPFMRAFNFHVLVTTRDLDVLSEMHAIYTHRVNKMNYNDGLELLMKKSFQSSEQISEFKNMGYEIVKKCDGLPLAIKVVAGVLSTKKTVAEWKSIRDSKWSIHGLPKELGGPLYLSYNNLPPQLKQCFLWCALLPPNFGIHRDAVAYWWVAEGFVRKEHEFSVHEIAEEYYLELVRRNLIQPIPKYVDKAVSTMHDLLRSLGQYLTKDHSLFMNAENNNAMSNLRRIGISHAVEKIPALEEHKCLRSLLLFNNKNFKLIHKEIFRKLEHIRILVLSGTSIQNIPESGNLVLLRLLDLSYTEINKLPESTGSLISLEYLSLLGCHHLDSLPAGLMRLSNISFLQLEQTAVDHVPKGIAKFQQLYNLRGVFESGTGFRLDELRRLPNIQRLWVEKLETAAPGAELVLKNSHNLRELGLRCTVASTQERTRYRTDEVERIQQVYDMLIPSPSLVYIFLEGFLGIRFPEWLLSEPELNMPSLCHMHLNECVSCSELPPAGQMPELLVLQIKGADEVVTIGTELLGKGVRSAAAFFPKLELLHIIGMCNLEKWSLNRNMCDDIEDNSQQLSLMPCLKRLLLLDCPKLRALPQDMSMIVNLKRIHIEGAHKLQEVVNLPAVLWLKVKNNACLRRISNLCKLQDLFAQDCPMLDHTENLCSMKRVYMIDCLHAQVFRNCLAEEEQGILVHVATDGHNIFPDESLYN, encoded by the coding sequence ATGGGCACAATTTTGGATGCTCTCACTTCGAAATTTTTGACAAAGCTGGGTCAGCTTATCGAAGATGAGGTTGTGATGACACTAAGCGTGAAAAAGGATATCAAGAGGCTGAAGAAAAATCTGGAATACTTCAGCGCTGTTCGTGAGGACACGGAAGCTCTGGCCATGAAAGATAGACGGATAGAGGCATGGTGGAAGAGCATGACTGATGTTATGTTTGATGTTGATGTCATCATAGATCTTGTTATGGTTCATTCACAGAAGCTTCTGCTACCACCTAGAATGGTATGTTGCAATCAGTCTATGGTTTCTTGTTTTGGAAAGCTTTCATTTGATCATAAGGTGGCTAGAAGAATTAAGGACATAAATGAAAAGCTTGATGAGATTAAAACGAACACAGAGATGGTCAGCTTGGATAGAACCATTCGTCAACAGTTCCAGGTAACAACCGTGGATAGAAATCAGACATCCCCTATAGATGAACTAGAGGTTGTTGGAAGAGAGATCAAACAATCTGTTGGTAACATAGTACAAATGATTGTCAGTGGCTGCCATGAGAATAGTAGAAGTGTTCTGGGGATTCAAGGAATGGGAGGCATTGGTAAGACAACGTTAGCCCAGAAGATATATAATGAGCAGATGATAAGAGAGAAATTCCAAGTTCATATATGGTTGTGCATTTCGCAGAGCTACACAGAGACCGGGTTGATAAAGCAGGCAATACGAATGGCTGGAGAAAAGTGTGATCAACTAGAGACCAAGACCGAGCTTCTTCCACTTTTAGTGGACACTATCAAAGGAAAGAGTGTTTTTCTTGTCCTGGATGATGTGTGGAAATCTGATGTCTGGATTGATCTTCTTCTATCGCCTTTCATGAGAGCCTTTAATTTCCATGTCCTTGTCACCACAAGAGACCTGGATGTTTTGTCAGAAATGCATGCAATATATACCCACCGAGTAAACAAGATGAATTACAATGATGGCTTAGAACTGCTTATGAAGAAGTCCTTTCAGTCGTCCGAGCAAATAAGTGAATTCAAGAATATGGGGTATGAAATTGTAAAGAAATGTGATGGCCTTCCTCTTGCCATAAAGGTCGTTGCAGGTGTCCTATCTACCAAAAAAACAGTTGCCGAATGGAAGAGCATCCGAGATAGCAAATGGTCCATTCATGGACTCCCCAAAGAACTTGGAGGCCCACTGTATTTAAGTTACAACAATTTGCCCCCTCAACTCAAGCAGTGCTTTCTCTGGTGTGCTTTGTTGCCTCCTAATTTTGGAATCCACCGTGACGCTGTAGCTTACTGGTGGGTTGCAGAAGGTTTTGTGAGGAAAGAACATGAGTTCTCAGTACATGAAATTGCTGAAGAGTATTATCTTGAGCTAGTTCGGAGGAATCTTATTCAACCAATACCAAAGTATGTCGACAAGGCTGTGTCAACAATGCATGATTTATTGAGGTCACTTGGACAATATCTGACAAAGGATCACTCCCTATTCATGAATGCGGAAAATAACAATGCCATGTCGAATCTGCGCCGCATAGGCATCAGCCATGCTGTAGAAAAAATACCCGCTCTAGAAGAGCATAAGtgtttgaggagcctcctactttTTAATAACAAGAACTTCAAGTTGATTCACAAGGAGATTTTCAGAAAGCTCGAGCATATCCGTATTTTAGTTCTCAGCGGGACAAGCATCCAAAACATACCAGAGTCGGGGAACTTGGTGCTATTGAGGTTGCTAGATCTGAGCTATACTGAGATTAACAAACTTCCAGAGTCCACAGGTAGCCTCATCAGCCTTGAATATCTCTCTTTGCTTGGTTGCCATCATCTGGATAGCCTGCCAGCTGGTCTCATGAGACTGTCCAACATAAGTTTTTTGCAATTAGAACAGACTGCAGTTGATCATGTTCCAAAAGGGATTGCAAAGTTTCAGCAGCTCTACAACCTAAGAGGAGTTTTCGAGAGTGGTACTGGATTCAGATTAGATGAATTGAGACGCCTCCCCAATATCCAACGTCTGTGGGTCGAGAAGCTAGAGACAGCGGCACCAGGGGCTGAACTTGTACTGAAGAACAGTCATAATCTTAGAGAACTGGGACTGCGCTGCACAGTGGCCAGTACGCAAGAGAGAACTCGTTACCGGACTGATGAGGTTGAGAGAATTCAGCAAGTCTATGATATGCTTATTCCATCACCAAGCCTTGTATATATTTTTCTGGAAGGGTTCCTGGGTATAAGGTTCCCAGAATGGCTACTCTCAGAACCGGAGCTTAATATGCCAAGTTTGTGTCATATGCACCTCAATGAGTGTGTATCATGTTCAGAGCTCCCACCAGCAGGTCAGATGCCAGAATTGCTAGTTCTTCAGATTAAAGGTGCAGATGAAGTTGTAACTATTGGCACAGAACTCCTGGGGAAAGGTGTGAGAAGTGCAGCGGCTTTTTTCCCAAAACTCGAACTGCTTCACATCATTGGCATGTGCAATTTGGAGAAATGGTCACTGAACAGAAATATGTGTGATGACATAGAGGACAACTCTCAACAGCTCTCTCTGATGCCTTGCCTTAAGCGTCTGCTGCTTCTTGATTGCCCCAAACTGAGAGCTCTGCCTCAAGACATGTCCATGATTGTTAATTTGAAGAGAATCCACATTGAAGGTGCTCACAAGCTTCAAGAAGTTGTCAATCTTCCTGCCGTTCTGTGGCTCAAGGTGAAGAACAACGCTTGTTTGAGGAGGATTTCTAACCTTTGTAAGCTGCAGGATCTGTTTGCACAGGACTGCCCAATGCTGGATCACACGGAGAACCTGTGCTCGATGAAACGTGTGTACATGATTGACTGCCTGCATGCCCAAGTGTTCAGGAATTGTCTAGCGGAAGAAGAACAAGGCATCCTAGTCCATGTTGCGACAGATGGGCATAATATCTTCCCGGATGAATCTCTCTATAATTAA